A portion of the Nitrospira defluvii genome contains these proteins:
- a CDS encoding YkgJ family cysteine cluster protein, with amino-acid sequence MGTDPASPLRLSIFEEASGWFRRARASLLEAIPCGRGCCNCCVGIFPITRLDAQELRLGLNTLPPAQREAIVARATHQIGVIEASYPRLRSTPCLDAWADTTIDAMVEQFAHLPCPALGENGTCHVYAFRPITCRTMGIPTESNGMVEGACTVQTAVPLIRLSPSLQAESVRLAENEAAALSAVGQNHLQAGDELLLPYGFL; translated from the coding sequence ATGGGGACGGATCCGGCCTCCCCACTCCGCCTCTCCATATTCGAAGAAGCGTCTGGCTGGTTCCGTCGCGCGCGCGCCTCGCTTCTCGAGGCTATTCCGTGCGGCCGCGGCTGTTGTAACTGCTGTGTCGGCATCTTCCCCATCACCCGCCTTGACGCCCAAGAGTTGCGGCTTGGTCTCAACACCCTGCCCCCCGCGCAACGAGAGGCCATCGTCGCGCGCGCGACGCATCAGATCGGCGTGATCGAAGCGAGTTACCCAAGGCTCCGCTCAACACCCTGCCTCGATGCATGGGCCGATACGACCATCGATGCGATGGTCGAGCAGTTCGCACACCTACCCTGTCCCGCCCTCGGAGAAAATGGCACTTGCCACGTCTATGCATTTCGCCCGATCACATGTCGCACCATGGGAATTCCAACTGAGTCCAACGGAATGGTTGAGGGCGCCTGCACCGTTCAAACTGCCGTTCCCCTTATCCGCCTCTCGCCTAGCCTCCAGGCAGAGTCGGTCCGATTGGCCGAGAATGAAGCGGCCGCCTTATCTGCAGTAGGCCAGAATCATCTCCAAGCTGGCGACGAACTCCTCCTGCCATACGGATTCCTCTAA
- a CDS encoding rubrerythrin family protein: MGNSLKGTKSHENLKHAFAGESQANRRYLYFARRADIEGYPDVGGLFRDTSEAETGHAFGHLDFLKEVGDPATGVPIGNTEANLKSAIEGETYEYTQMYPGMAKTARDEGFSELAEWFETLAKAERSHANRFTKGLDSLKQQ, encoded by the coding sequence ATGGGAAACAGTTTGAAGGGCACCAAGAGTCATGAAAATCTCAAGCACGCGTTTGCCGGTGAATCGCAAGCCAACCGGCGATATCTGTATTTTGCGCGCCGCGCCGATATTGAGGGATACCCCGACGTCGGTGGATTGTTCCGCGACACGTCCGAGGCGGAAACAGGCCATGCCTTCGGACATTTGGACTTTCTGAAGGAAGTCGGTGATCCCGCGACCGGTGTGCCGATCGGGAATACCGAGGCCAATTTGAAGTCTGCCATTGAAGGCGAAACATACGAGTATACGCAGATGTATCCGGGCATGGCCAAGACGGCGCGTGATGAAGGCTTTTCCGAATTGGCCGAGTGGTTTGAGACGTTGGCCAAAGCCGAGCGGTCCCACGCCAACCGGTTTACCAAGGGCCTTGATAGCTTGAAGCAGCAATAA
- a CDS encoding DUF3501 family protein, translating into MMQPLTQADVVGSDEYERQREPYRQSIIELKRRRRISVGDKLTLVFENRETLWFQVQEMIRVERIVDPQKIQEELDVYNALLPAPGELSATLLIELTDSNTMKQWLDLFMGLDHGEKVELRAGSEVIYGEFEGGHSHETKISAVHFVRFRPTSAMVATLADPAARVALSVHHPGYDAEVEVPWIMRQEWLADMQA; encoded by the coding sequence ATGATGCAACCGCTGACGCAGGCTGATGTAGTGGGTTCGGACGAGTACGAACGACAGCGTGAGCCGTATCGGCAGAGCATTATTGAGCTCAAGCGTCGCCGGCGGATCTCTGTGGGTGATAAACTCACTCTCGTCTTCGAGAATCGCGAGACCTTATGGTTCCAAGTTCAAGAAATGATCCGGGTGGAACGTATCGTGGATCCGCAGAAGATCCAGGAGGAGTTGGATGTCTATAACGCCCTGTTGCCTGCTCCCGGTGAGTTGAGCGCGACGCTCTTGATCGAACTGACGGATTCGAACACGATGAAGCAGTGGCTCGATCTTTTTATGGGGCTCGATCATGGCGAGAAGGTCGAGTTGCGAGCTGGGAGCGAAGTGATCTACGGGGAATTCGAAGGCGGGCATAGCCATGAGACAAAAATCAGCGCGGTGCATTTTGTGCGATTCCGTCCGACTTCCGCTATGGTTGCCACCCTGGCCGACCCAGCCGCACGCGTAGCTCTGTCCGTTCATCATCCCGGCTACGATGCCGAAGTCGAGGTCCCATGGATCATGCGTCAGGAGTGGTTGGCTGACATGCAGGCATGA
- the rfbC gene encoding dTDP-4-dehydrorhamnose 3,5-epimerase, translating to MRILPTPLSGLFQIEPDVFGDARGKFVEIFRESRYDAAAIEKPFVQDNFSWSVRGTLRGLHYQLGRPQGKLVTVVKGSVYDVAVDIRQGSPTFGQWYGVELSDTTMRQLYIPPGFAHGFCVLSEEAGFLYKCTDVYSPADERGILWNDPELAISWPITTPLLSAKDQAYKCLADMMTELPRYSGR from the coding sequence ATGCGGATTCTGCCGACGCCGCTTAGCGGTCTGTTTCAAATCGAGCCCGATGTCTTTGGAGATGCTCGGGGGAAGTTCGTCGAGATTTTTCGTGAGTCGCGCTATGACGCGGCGGCGATCGAGAAGCCTTTCGTGCAAGACAATTTTTCCTGGTCCGTGCGTGGCACGTTGCGGGGGCTCCATTATCAGCTCGGGCGTCCCCAGGGCAAGCTTGTCACAGTCGTGAAAGGCTCGGTCTACGATGTGGCGGTGGATATCCGGCAGGGATCGCCGACCTTCGGGCAATGGTATGGGGTGGAATTGTCGGATACGACGATGCGGCAACTCTACATTCCGCCCGGGTTCGCCCACGGGTTTTGCGTACTCAGTGAAGAGGCCGGGTTCCTGTATAAGTGTACCGATGTGTATTCCCCGGCCGATGAGCGGGGCATTCTGTGGAATGATCCGGAACTGGCCATTTCCTGGCCCATCACCACGCCGCTGCTTTCGGCAAAAGATCAGGCGTACAAGTGCCTCGCCGATATGATGACGGAATTGCCACGCTACTCCGGTCGGTAG
- a CDS encoding OmpA family protein, whose product MQTHSSVDSPEHSSVLTIGVTDLMTSLAVIFILLFSAYVTKVSETDAQTKASIPDPTSEPRVAKKTTEDIRGVLRDHFQRFDLSLDADSTDPNVVRIVVPDALLNFEFGKGTLSVVADQFLADAMPTYAALLCGAMRDRIDSLVIEGHTDDRGSDIYNLKLSQERSLNVMVKGLEVIKDSAPWAYRCFQEKTSASGRGRQDLVLDQSRALDREKSRRVVFKIRLRSPDQLAEASHLMQPLESTTVTSRLF is encoded by the coding sequence ATGCAAACGCATTCGTCGGTGGATTCTCCGGAACATTCGTCGGTGCTGACCATCGGGGTGACGGACTTGATGACCTCATTGGCCGTGATTTTTATTCTCCTGTTCAGCGCGTATGTCACCAAGGTGTCCGAAACGGACGCGCAGACGAAGGCGTCGATCCCTGACCCCACGTCTGAGCCACGTGTGGCAAAGAAGACGACGGAGGATATCAGAGGGGTATTGCGGGATCATTTCCAGCGGTTTGATTTGTCGCTGGATGCCGATTCAACGGATCCCAATGTGGTACGAATTGTCGTGCCCGATGCCTTGTTGAATTTTGAGTTTGGCAAGGGCACGCTCTCCGTGGTCGCTGATCAATTCCTCGCGGATGCAATGCCGACGTATGCCGCGCTCTTGTGCGGCGCCATGCGGGATCGCATCGATTCGCTGGTGATCGAAGGGCATACCGACGATCGAGGGTCGGATATCTACAATTTGAAGCTGAGCCAGGAACGTTCGCTCAATGTGATGGTCAAAGGGCTGGAGGTCATCAAGGATTCGGCGCCCTGGGCCTATCGTTGCTTCCAGGAGAAGACTTCCGCCAGTGGTCGAGGGCGACAGGACTTGGTGCTGGATCAATCCCGCGCGCTGGACCGAGAGAAGAGTCGACGGGTCGTGTTCAAGATTCGTCTGCGATCACCGGACCAACTGGCAGAAGCGAGTCACCTCATGCAACCGCTCGAATCCACAACCGTCACTTCTCGCCTGTTCTAG
- the typA gene encoding translational GTPase TypA, translated as MNSSAPSSTPSGLHAPQGRRTDIRNIAIIAHVDHGKTTLVDAVLRQTHVHRKIDDMGERIMDSMDQERERGITIRAKNASVTYKGVKINIVDTPGHADFGGEVERTLRMVDGVLILVDAKEGPMPQTTFVLRKALALGHKAIVVVNKIDRPDAVIDDVVNRTFDLFVHLGASDEQLDFPIVYASAIKGLATLDLKQPGTDISPLLDTILDKIPAPAINRDSPFQLLVLALAQDSYKGKMGIGKIQSGSIARRQNVVTLTKDGDQVPGKISDLAVFSGLERTDIETAEAGEIVALCGLEEVNIGDTIADPSNPVALPRVTIDEPTVQMTFSVNNSPFAGREGKYLTSRHLRERLFKELETNVSLRVQETDSADRFLVAGRGELHLGVLIEQMRREGYELQISQPEVILHRDGETVTEPFEELTIQVPAEYQGPVIEEIGKRRGELRHMKLVGGETASSEMHIEYHIPTRGIIGLKNMLLAKTRGTVIMHHVFSGYAPADEKALLVAPHGSLVAFEAGTSTAYALFMTQERGELFIGAAVDVYQGMIVGQNSRDEDLDVNVCKQKQLSNMRAAGTDEALVLTPPREMSLEFAMEYIGPDELVEVTPKHLRLRKRLLNPEDRRKAKKSAK; from the coding sequence ATGAACAGCTCAGCCCCCTCATCCACCCCATCCGGTCTGCATGCACCGCAAGGTCGTCGGACCGATATTCGCAACATCGCCATCATCGCGCACGTCGACCATGGGAAAACGACCCTTGTCGATGCCGTGCTGCGTCAGACCCACGTCCATCGAAAAATCGACGACATGGGCGAACGGATCATGGACTCCATGGATCAGGAGCGCGAGCGGGGCATTACCATCCGAGCCAAGAATGCCAGCGTCACTTACAAAGGCGTCAAGATCAACATCGTCGACACGCCGGGGCACGCTGACTTCGGAGGCGAGGTGGAACGTACCTTGCGCATGGTCGATGGGGTGCTGATCCTCGTCGATGCCAAGGAAGGACCGATGCCGCAGACAACGTTCGTGCTGCGCAAAGCATTGGCCCTCGGCCATAAGGCCATTGTCGTCGTCAACAAAATCGACCGCCCGGACGCCGTGATTGACGATGTCGTGAATCGCACCTTCGACTTGTTCGTCCATCTGGGAGCCAGCGACGAACAGCTCGACTTCCCCATCGTGTACGCCTCGGCCATCAAGGGTCTCGCCACGCTCGATCTGAAACAGCCCGGAACGGATATCTCCCCGCTGCTGGATACGATCCTCGACAAGATTCCCGCACCGGCCATCAATCGGGACAGCCCATTTCAGCTTTTGGTGCTGGCCCTGGCGCAGGATTCGTATAAAGGGAAAATGGGGATCGGCAAGATTCAGTCGGGCTCAATCGCCCGACGACAAAACGTGGTCACCCTCACGAAAGACGGTGACCAGGTGCCGGGAAAAATTTCCGATCTTGCGGTGTTTTCAGGGCTTGAGCGCACTGATATCGAAACGGCTGAAGCCGGCGAAATCGTCGCCCTCTGCGGGCTGGAAGAGGTGAACATCGGGGACACCATCGCCGACCCCAGTAACCCCGTCGCGCTGCCGCGGGTGACAATCGATGAACCGACTGTTCAAATGACCTTTTCCGTGAACAACAGCCCGTTCGCCGGCCGTGAAGGCAAATATCTCACCTCCCGCCACCTTCGCGAGCGATTGTTCAAGGAGTTGGAAACCAACGTGTCCTTGCGCGTCCAGGAGACCGACAGCGCCGACCGATTCCTGGTGGCCGGTCGAGGCGAACTCCATCTCGGGGTCCTGATCGAACAGATGCGGCGCGAAGGGTATGAACTTCAGATCTCGCAACCCGAAGTCATTCTGCATCGGGACGGCGAGACCGTCACGGAACCGTTTGAAGAACTGACGATCCAGGTGCCGGCGGAATATCAAGGCCCGGTGATCGAGGAGATCGGCAAGCGACGTGGCGAACTCCGTCACATGAAACTCGTCGGGGGGGAGACTGCGTCGAGCGAAATGCACATCGAATATCACATTCCCACTCGCGGCATCATCGGCCTAAAAAACATGCTATTGGCCAAGACGCGGGGGACGGTCATTATGCATCACGTGTTTTCCGGCTACGCCCCGGCCGACGAGAAGGCGCTCCTCGTGGCGCCCCATGGCTCACTGGTGGCCTTTGAGGCCGGAACCAGCACGGCCTATGCCCTGTTCATGACCCAAGAGCGTGGGGAACTATTCATTGGCGCAGCGGTCGATGTGTACCAAGGCATGATCGTCGGCCAGAACAGCCGCGATGAAGACCTGGACGTGAACGTCTGCAAGCAAAAGCAATTGTCCAACATGCGTGCAGCCGGTACCGACGAAGCTCTGGTCCTCACTCCTCCGCGAGAGATGTCTCTGGAATTTGCCATGGAGTACATCGGCCCCGACGAACTGGTCGAAGTGACCCCGAAGCATCTGCGCCTCAGGAAACGGCTCCTGAACCCTGAGGACCGCCGGAAAGCGAAGAAGAGCGCCAAGTAG
- a CDS encoding 6-carboxytetrahydropterin synthase, protein MASVLLNKRIEFCASHRYHKPEWDAAKNRATFGACNNDPGHGHNYMLEVTVAGEVDSRTGMVVNLFDLKVVLLQVLEEFDHKHLNLDLPYFKEQIPTSENIARVLWDKLNAQRDIGTLQRLSLYEDEDLCADLTAEAGLDVASVTRRYSFTAVHEGHRGHTWDMFVSVHGPIDRETGMVTDIVALDRLVHDRVLVPFEGRDLRIALATPSVTGEYLAKAVWDRIVSAVPAGRLELVKLVQTRDLSYEYCG, encoded by the coding sequence ATGGCCTCGGTACTCCTCAATAAACGCATAGAGTTTTGTGCCTCTCACCGTTATCACAAACCCGAGTGGGATGCGGCGAAGAACCGGGCGACGTTCGGTGCCTGTAACAACGATCCGGGGCATGGCCATAACTATATGCTGGAAGTGACCGTGGCGGGTGAAGTTGATTCACGAACCGGTATGGTCGTGAATTTGTTTGATCTGAAGGTCGTGTTGTTGCAGGTGCTGGAAGAGTTTGATCACAAACATCTCAACCTCGACCTACCCTATTTCAAGGAACAGATTCCGACTTCTGAAAACATCGCGCGTGTACTCTGGGACAAACTCAATGCCCAGCGGGACATCGGCACGCTGCAACGGTTGTCTCTCTATGAGGACGAGGATTTGTGCGCAGATCTCACAGCGGAAGCCGGTCTGGATGTGGCGTCGGTCACCAGGCGCTATTCATTTACTGCCGTCCATGAAGGCCACCGCGGACACACCTGGGATATGTTTGTGTCGGTGCACGGGCCGATCGACCGGGAGACCGGGATGGTGACCGATATTGTCGCGCTGGATCGTTTGGTCCATGACCGAGTCCTCGTGCCATTCGAAGGCCGCGATCTCCGTATTGCGCTCGCGACGCCATCCGTCACGGGAGAATATCTGGCCAAAGCCGTGTGGGATCGAATCGTCTCGGCGGTGCCGGCAGGGCGACTAGAGCTCGTCAAGCTGGTCCAAACTCGCGACCTCTCCTACGAATACTGCGGGTGA
- a CDS encoding formylglycine-generating enzyme family protein produces MRRISLFTYTLVLLLLAICADVSRSHDLAVQPSPPNSFQSHSASGNPTRDAPMILVPAGEFAMGDDRGQDDEQPVHRVTVNAFYLDAYEVTVSRYAEFLHAQKPDPPFKWHEANLNTHARKPVIGMSWFDARDYCRWVGKRLPTEAEWEFAARGTEGRTYPWGHAHPTKGHTTAGQTAWRGYDTVSNVGQLELGRTPNGIYDLAGNLWEWVADWYDSTYYQFSPRDNPTGPKAGPLRSLRGGAWNNDSKAIRSANRAGYAPDAKRNDVGFRCARDAQPSGTR; encoded by the coding sequence ATGCGACGCATTTCTCTGTTCACCTACACCCTGGTATTGCTCCTGTTGGCCATATGCGCCGACGTCAGCCGCAGCCACGACCTCGCCGTACAACCATCACCTCCCAATTCATTCCAATCACATTCCGCCTCCGGCAACCCAACTCGTGATGCGCCGATGATTCTGGTTCCCGCCGGCGAGTTCGCCATGGGAGACGATCGCGGACAGGATGATGAACAGCCGGTCCATCGAGTCACAGTCAACGCCTTCTACCTGGATGCCTATGAAGTGACGGTGTCCCGCTACGCTGAATTTCTCCATGCGCAAAAGCCGGACCCGCCCTTTAAATGGCATGAAGCGAACCTCAACACCCATGCCCGCAAGCCGGTCATTGGGATGAGCTGGTTCGATGCACGTGACTACTGCCGATGGGTGGGGAAACGACTACCGACCGAAGCGGAATGGGAGTTTGCGGCACGCGGCACCGAAGGCCGCACCTATCCTTGGGGCCACGCACACCCGACAAAAGGGCACACAACCGCAGGGCAGACCGCTTGGCGAGGCTATGACACCGTGAGCAATGTGGGACAGTTGGAACTCGGCCGGACTCCCAACGGGATCTACGACCTGGCCGGCAACCTCTGGGAGTGGGTGGCCGACTGGTACGACTCCACCTATTACCAATTCAGCCCACGCGACAATCCAACCGGCCCCAAAGCCGGTCCACTGCGAAGCTTGCGGGGAGGCGCCTGGAACAATGACTCGAAGGCGATACGATCCGCGAATCGCGCCGGATACGCACCCGACGCCAAACGAAACGATGTGGGATTTCGTTGTGCCAGGGACGCACAACCGTCAGGCACCCGCTAG
- a CDS encoding MoaD/ThiS family protein, protein MITITLMGQLQTTDGERDLACELPAPVTVRQVIQRQGRGLRHMLQLLREKKVLVTINKRIASEDSIVQDGDAVRFVGHDGAGGSGLAPSF, encoded by the coding sequence ATGATTACCATCACCCTCATGGGACAACTCCAGACCACGGATGGGGAGCGGGACTTGGCCTGCGAACTGCCTGCTCCGGTTACGGTCCGCCAGGTCATTCAGCGGCAGGGCCGTGGTCTTCGCCACATGCTCCAACTCTTACGTGAAAAAAAGGTCTTGGTTACGATCAACAAGCGGATCGCGAGCGAGGATTCGATCGTACAGGATGGAGATGCGGTTCGTTTTGTGGGGCACGACGGTGCCGGAGGAAGCGGGCTGGCCCCGTCGTTTTAG
- a CDS encoding heterodisulfide reductase-related iron-sulfur binding cluster yields the protein MKELRLLQPIDPSTLEQETLRIYDVCDGCRRCFNLCPSFNTLLDRIDEYESDVARLTPADHHRVVDECYYCKLCFNHCPYTPPHQYGIDFPLLMAVWKKRLAAERGTRWRDWFLTRTDLLGRLNSAFAPLVNWGLAQGWVRGLMQSLLGVHRERQVLHYQRETFVRWWGQWVRSRKPATGKKAALFAGCLVNYQATDVGKATVQVLEKNNVHVELPDQSCCGMPTFDIGDTAAMVAAAERTVASLKPWIDQGYDVVVPTPSCSLMIKREYASLLKGDAAQRVANQTYDICEYLMKLKREGGLSTDFTRNPGRIAYQMPCHLRDQNIGFKSKELMECAGAKVELIEKCSGHDGSWSAKTEFFPLSMKIAQKVVRLVEQVPADLVASDCPLAGLQLDQAGAAAHVGGRSTRHPVQIVRDAYGLPSDPPASSVGHR from the coding sequence GTGAAAGAACTTCGCCTGCTCCAACCCATCGATCCGTCGACGCTCGAACAAGAAACGCTGCGAATTTACGATGTGTGCGATGGCTGTCGTCGCTGCTTTAATCTTTGTCCATCCTTCAATACGTTGCTGGATCGGATCGATGAGTACGAAAGCGATGTGGCGAGGTTGACCCCCGCGGATCATCACCGCGTCGTCGATGAGTGTTACTACTGCAAACTGTGCTTCAACCATTGCCCTTACACGCCGCCGCATCAATATGGGATCGACTTTCCGCTCTTGATGGCAGTGTGGAAAAAACGGTTGGCAGCGGAACGAGGCACCAGGTGGCGAGACTGGTTTCTGACGAGGACCGACTTGCTGGGGCGACTGAACAGCGCGTTTGCGCCGTTGGTCAATTGGGGGCTTGCGCAGGGGTGGGTGCGCGGGCTCATGCAGTCTCTTCTGGGAGTGCACCGTGAGCGCCAGGTATTGCACTATCAGCGTGAGACATTTGTGCGGTGGTGGGGGCAGTGGGTGAGAAGCCGCAAGCCGGCGACGGGAAAGAAGGCGGCGTTATTTGCCGGCTGTTTGGTCAACTATCAGGCTACCGATGTCGGTAAGGCGACCGTGCAGGTCCTCGAAAAAAACAATGTCCATGTGGAGTTGCCGGACCAGTCGTGCTGTGGGATGCCGACGTTTGATATCGGGGATACGGCGGCGATGGTTGCGGCGGCGGAACGAACGGTCGCGTCCCTGAAGCCGTGGATCGACCAGGGCTACGATGTTGTGGTCCCTACCCCCAGTTGTAGCCTGATGATCAAGCGTGAATATGCCAGTCTTCTGAAGGGAGACGCCGCCCAGCGCGTCGCAAATCAGACATACGACATCTGCGAATACCTTATGAAGCTTAAGCGCGAGGGGGGACTTTCGACGGACTTCACCAGGAATCCAGGCCGGATTGCCTATCAGATGCCCTGTCACTTACGAGACCAAAACATCGGCTTCAAATCCAAAGAATTGATGGAGTGCGCCGGGGCGAAGGTCGAGCTGATAGAGAAATGTTCCGGCCATGATGGATCTTGGTCGGCCAAGACGGAATTTTTCCCGCTGTCGATGAAAATCGCACAGAAGGTGGTCCGTCTGGTGGAGCAGGTCCCGGCAGACCTGGTTGCGTCCGATTGTCCGCTGGCGGGTCTGCAATTGGACCAAGCCGGGGCGGCCGCCCATGTCGGAGGAAGGTCCACACGGCATCCCGTTCAGATTGTCCGTGATGCCTATGGGTTGCCGAGTGATCCGCCGGCTTCTTCGGTTGGGCACAGATAA
- a CDS encoding Fur family transcriptional regulator, with translation MTLHPQEIEARFRRHAVRVTRQRAAIYAALVETGSHPTADDLYRMVTRQHPAMSRNTVYYTLGVLRKAGLVQEVNVGHEVARFDGNVTMHHHLICVQCGRIEDVMDQELDQVKISNRRAKGFHVLGHRVEFHGYCASCREGRRDASPSQG, from the coding sequence ATGACGCTGCATCCGCAGGAAATCGAGGCCCGCTTTCGTCGACACGCAGTTCGTGTGACGCGTCAGCGAGCGGCCATCTATGCCGCGTTGGTCGAGACTGGTAGCCATCCCACTGCCGACGATCTGTACCGGATGGTGACGCGGCAGCATCCGGCGATGTCGCGGAATACGGTCTATTACACCCTGGGGGTGTTGCGGAAAGCCGGATTGGTGCAGGAAGTCAACGTCGGGCACGAGGTGGCGCGGTTTGACGGCAACGTCACGATGCATCACCACCTTATCTGTGTGCAGTGCGGTCGGATTGAGGACGTGATGGACCAGGAGCTGGATCAAGTGAAAATCTCAAACCGGCGGGCCAAGGGATTTCACGTTCTCGGACATCGCGTTGAGTTTCACGGCTATTGTGCGAGTTGTCGAGAGGGCAGGCGGGATGCGTCACCGTCGCAGGGATAA
- a CDS encoding thioredoxin family protein: MTGTVQDVRDENYKEFTESAGAVVAYGLATCEPCKQYDPILEETAAKFPDIKIGKAKMHVPGRCREIKKAHTFETYPTTHFFAHGKLLLTREGVVEPAELAALINDHLLK; this comes from the coding sequence ATGACCGGCACAGTGCAGGACGTCAGAGACGAGAACTACAAAGAGTTTACCGAGAGCGCCGGAGCCGTAGTTGCCTATGGCCTGGCCACCTGCGAGCCCTGCAAACAGTACGATCCCATCCTGGAAGAAACCGCCGCCAAGTTTCCGGACATCAAGATCGGCAAGGCCAAGATGCACGTCCCCGGCCGGTGCCGCGAGATCAAGAAGGCCCATACGTTCGAAACCTATCCCACCACCCATTTCTTTGCGCACGGGAAACTCCTCCTCACCCGTGAAGGCGTCGTTGAACCGGCAGAACTCGCCGCCCTCATCAACGATCACCTCCTGAAATAG
- a CDS encoding HU family DNA-binding protein, giving the protein MAKSMTKSQIADHLAGKAGITKKTAVQLLDDFAALAYREAKNAFVVPGIGKLVLANRKARMGRNPQTGEPIKIPAKRVVKFRVAKMAKDSILGKK; this is encoded by the coding sequence ATGGCCAAGTCGATGACGAAATCGCAGATTGCTGACCATCTTGCTGGAAAGGCGGGAATTACGAAGAAGACCGCGGTCCAACTCCTGGACGATTTTGCCGCGCTTGCCTATCGAGAAGCGAAGAATGCTTTCGTCGTCCCCGGCATCGGAAAGTTGGTCCTTGCCAATCGGAAAGCGCGCATGGGCCGGAATCCGCAGACCGGTGAGCCCATCAAGATTCCCGCCAAGCGCGTGGTGAAGTTCCGGGTCGCGAAGATGGCCAAAGATTCGATCCTCGGAAAGAAGTAA
- a CDS encoding redoxin domain-containing protein, whose translation MSDVAAEIKVGDTAPDFTLKDQDQKDVKLSDYRGKSNVVLAFYPLDWSPVCQGENKCLTDDFPKFQSAHAELFGISCDSFFSHKAWADSLDLKHRLLSDFNREVVKKYGLYFEPLNCGKRATVIVDKNGKVAYVKVQEIKVAREDKDILAALAKLS comes from the coding sequence ATGAGTGATGTGGCTGCAGAAATTAAGGTCGGCGATACCGCGCCGGATTTCACATTAAAGGATCAGGACCAGAAGGACGTCAAGCTGAGCGATTACCGAGGCAAGAGCAATGTCGTCCTCGCGTTTTACCCGCTCGACTGGAGCCCGGTCTGTCAGGGCGAGAACAAGTGCCTGACCGATGACTTTCCCAAGTTCCAAAGCGCCCACGCTGAGCTCTTCGGGATCAGCTGCGACAGCTTCTTTTCGCACAAGGCCTGGGCGGATTCGCTCGACCTGAAGCACCGTCTCTTGTCCGACTTCAACCGCGAAGTGGTCAAGAAGTACGGATTGTATTTTGAGCCGTTGAATTGCGGCAAGCGCGCCACGGTCATCGTCGACAAGAACGGCAAAGTGGCCTACGTCAAAGTTCAGGAAATCAAGGTGGCACGTGAAGATAAAGATATTCTCGCCGCCCTGGCAAAGCTGAGCTAA